The Actinomycetota bacterium genome includes a window with the following:
- a CDS encoding maleylpyruvate isomerase family mycothiol-dependent enzyme produces the protein MPTDVDKAEVVRAIGAERDRTLALLRSLELAQWDLDTDLPGWRVREVVAHLITTDRAAVNGTLALQVMRSTDKLERWNDRQVVKWADRPPTELLLALERWGRRFRRLARTVPGAVYRMPMRTMYGRGRAGLLLWARPFDEWVHRQDIRRALAMPEEEADLAPIAGFVLATIPSATLPEVDCRGTVAVELEGVPLRPWVFDLGARSVLDEPAEQAGSRVSVNGTRFVVTAAGRGTFADLEAEGALRVEGDRAAADALLAKLRIV, from the coding sequence GTGCCCACGGACGTCGACAAAGCCGAGGTCGTCCGGGCCATCGGGGCGGAGCGGGATCGAACGCTCGCGCTGCTGCGTTCCCTGGAGCTCGCCCAGTGGGACCTGGACACGGACCTTCCGGGATGGCGGGTCCGGGAGGTCGTCGCACACCTGATCACCACGGACAGGGCCGCCGTCAACGGCACCCTCGCGCTCCAGGTCATGCGATCCACCGACAAGCTGGAGCGGTGGAACGACCGGCAGGTGGTGAAATGGGCAGACCGTCCGCCGACCGAGCTCCTGCTGGCCCTGGAGCGATGGGGACGCCGGTTCCGCCGGCTGGCCCGCACGGTCCCCGGCGCCGTGTACCGCATGCCCATGCGAACCATGTACGGGCGGGGGCGGGCCGGGCTGCTGCTGTGGGCCCGGCCGTTCGACGAGTGGGTGCACCGGCAGGACATCCGGCGGGCCCTGGCCATGCCGGAGGAGGAAGCGGACCTCGCCCCCATCGCCGGGTTCGTGCTTGCGACGATCCCGTCGGCGACGCTTCCGGAGGTCGATTGCCGAGGGACCGTGGCGGTGGAGCTGGAAGGGGTCCCGCTTCGACCATGGGTGTTCGACCTCGGCGCCCGGAGCGTGCTGGACGAGCCGGCCGAGCAGGCGGGAAGCCGCGTCAGCGTGAACGGAACCCGGTTCGTGGTGACGGCCGCCGGGCGGGGGACGTTCGCCGACCTCGAGGCCGAAGGGGCGCTCCGCGTCGAGGGCGACCGGGCGGCGGCGGACGCGCTGCTGGCAAAGCTCCGGATCGTGTAG
- a CDS encoding molybdopterin molybdotransferase MoeA gives MPQQQVHAHTSHDGLVSVEEARERILSRIQPLAPIELPLQEAFGCVLAEDVVADVNLPEFSSSAMDGFAVRSADVAGALPDAPVELRVAGRARIGHRPEGTVGRGEAIRIDTGAPIPAGADCVVPIEDTLAAGDVVRVLRESAEGRHIRPAGEDVRAGQLLVPKGRRLSAAELGLLAASGHAHAPAHPRPRIVVISTGDELVEPWQPAGFGQVRDANSFTILGALKEAGAVPYLAGIVRDDVDQLKETMLGYVVRADAFISSGGVSVGERDVVKRAFFRRGEVDFFRTAMQPGMPQAFGVIEGKPYFGLPGNPVSVFVSFEVLIRPAILKMMGRQDLFRPEVTATLAGEVSGPKEKLQFARVRVRRGPDGWVAEPTGSAHSNLISTVARANGLAMIPPGVETAHAGERYRVMLFRSLEE, from the coding sequence ATGCCGCAGCAACAGGTGCACGCCCACACGTCCCATGACGGCCTCGTCTCGGTGGAGGAGGCCCGCGAACGCATCCTGTCGCGCATCCAGCCACTCGCCCCCATCGAGCTTCCGCTCCAGGAGGCGTTTGGCTGCGTGCTGGCCGAGGACGTGGTGGCGGACGTCAACCTCCCCGAGTTCTCCTCCTCGGCCATGGACGGCTTCGCCGTGCGCTCGGCCGACGTGGCCGGGGCCTTGCCGGACGCACCGGTCGAGCTCCGGGTGGCCGGCCGGGCCCGGATCGGGCATCGCCCGGAGGGCACCGTCGGAAGGGGCGAAGCCATCCGGATCGACACCGGCGCCCCCATCCCCGCCGGCGCGGACTGCGTGGTGCCGATCGAGGACACCCTGGCTGCGGGCGACGTGGTCCGGGTCCTCCGGGAGTCCGCGGAAGGGAGGCACATCCGGCCGGCCGGCGAGGACGTCCGGGCGGGGCAGCTCCTCGTTCCCAAGGGACGGCGGCTGTCGGCGGCCGAGCTTGGGCTGCTGGCCGCCTCCGGGCACGCCCACGCACCGGCCCACCCCCGCCCGCGCATCGTGGTCATCTCCACCGGCGACGAGCTGGTCGAGCCGTGGCAGCCCGCCGGGTTCGGCCAGGTCCGCGACGCCAACTCGTTCACCATCCTGGGCGCGCTGAAAGAGGCCGGCGCGGTCCCGTACCTCGCCGGGATCGTCCGCGACGACGTCGACCAGCTCAAGGAGACCATGCTCGGCTACGTGGTCCGGGCCGACGCGTTCATCTCCTCGGGGGGCGTGTCGGTGGGGGAGCGCGACGTGGTGAAGCGGGCGTTCTTCCGCCGCGGCGAGGTCGACTTCTTCCGGACCGCCATGCAGCCGGGGATGCCCCAGGCCTTCGGGGTCATCGAGGGCAAGCCCTACTTCGGGCTTCCCGGGAACCCCGTCTCGGTGTTCGTGTCCTTCGAGGTGTTGATCCGCCCGGCCATCCTCAAGATGATGGGCCGCCAGGACCTGTTCCGGCCGGAGGTCACGGCCACGCTGGCGGGGGAGGTCTCCGGGCCCAAGGAGAAGCTCCAGTTCGCCCGGGTCCGGGTCCGTCGGGGCCCGGACGGATGGGTCGCCGAGCCCACCGGATCGGCCCACTCCAACCTGATCTCCACCGTGGCCAGGGCGAACGGGCTGGCCATGATCCCCCCGGGCGTGGAGACGGCGCACGCGGGCGAGCGGTACCGGGTCATGCTGTTCCGCTCGCTGGAGGAGTGA
- a CDS encoding haloacid dehalogenase gives MNLDPLARQFQERFDAKSAARERALVAARRAIRSSANAIRAIHRLDRETAHRLMDEARAAIEDGVGAVRDHPDVAFAGFLQDAQKEYVEARITEAVIDDGEFPTPDELGVQLAPYLNGMAEAVGEARRHILDLLRKGEVARSEAMLRSMEDIYSVLVSMDYPDAITGNLRRSTDVARSIMEKTRGDLSMSIVQRDLRDALERHARQFGGGDPGARA, from the coding sequence GTGAACCTCGACCCGCTGGCCCGGCAGTTCCAGGAACGCTTCGACGCCAAGTCGGCGGCCAGGGAGCGGGCCCTGGTGGCGGCCCGCCGGGCCATCCGGTCCTCGGCGAACGCCATCCGCGCCATCCATCGCCTGGACCGCGAGACCGCCCACCGGCTGATGGACGAGGCCCGGGCCGCCATCGAGGACGGGGTGGGGGCAGTCCGGGACCATCCCGACGTGGCCTTCGCCGGGTTCCTCCAGGACGCCCAGAAGGAGTACGTGGAGGCCCGCATCACGGAGGCCGTCATCGACGACGGCGAGTTCCCCACCCCGGACGAGCTCGGGGTCCAACTCGCCCCCTACCTGAACGGGATGGCCGAGGCGGTCGGTGAGGCCCGCCGCCACATCTTGGACCTGCTCCGCAAGGGCGAGGTGGCCAGGAGCGAGGCCATGCTCCGGTCGATGGAGGACATCTACTCGGTGCTCGTTTCGATGGACTATCCGGACGCCATCACCGGCAACCTCCGCCGGAGCACGGACGTGGCCCGCAGCATCATGGAGAAGACCCGGGGCGACCTGTCCATGTCCATCGTGCAGCGGGACCTCCGCGACGCCCTGGAACGCCACGCCCGCCAGTTCGGCGGCGGGGACCCCGGCGCGCGGGCCTGA
- the moaC gene encoding cyclic pyranopterin monophosphate synthase MoaC, producing the protein MATASSPSEDVARIVEVGAKEVTEREAVAECTITMTREAVAQLVAGTPKGDPLEAARIAGIMAVKRTPDLLPFCHPIAVTGAEVVVEPALQDGRIRVQATVRARDRTGVEMEALTASAIAALSLYDTAKAYDRGAVISGLRLLSKRGGKSGEYRAT; encoded by the coding sequence GTGGCGACGGCGTCGTCCCCGTCGGAGGACGTGGCCCGCATCGTCGAGGTGGGAGCCAAGGAGGTCACTGAGCGCGAGGCCGTGGCCGAGTGCACGATCACCATGACCCGGGAGGCGGTGGCGCAGCTGGTGGCCGGGACCCCGAAGGGCGATCCCCTGGAGGCGGCCCGCATCGCCGGGATCATGGCCGTGAAGCGGACCCCCGACCTCCTGCCGTTCTGCCACCCCATCGCGGTCACGGGAGCGGAGGTGGTGGTGGAGCCGGCGCTCCAGGACGGGCGGATCCGGGTCCAGGCCACGGTCCGGGCGCGAGACCGCACCGGGGTGGAGATGGAGGCCCTCACCGCAAGCGCCATCGCCGCGCTCTCGCTGTACGACACGGCCAAGGCGTACGACCGGGGGGCCGTCATCTCGGGCCTCCGGCTGCTGTCGAAGCGGGGCGGGAAGAGCGGCGAGTACCGGGCCACCTGA
- a CDS encoding VOC family protein, protein MIGATMVVPTVPVTDLERAKAFYGGTLGLTFLWENPASVRFRCGDRSELSTFKRPPIVTEHTLAHFEVTDIEATVSDLEAKGVEFIDYAEGPLMTTGHIAQLGPARSAWFRDPDGNTLGLRQG, encoded by the coding sequence ATGATCGGCGCAACGATGGTCGTGCCAACGGTACCGGTCACGGACCTCGAGCGGGCCAAAGCCTTCTATGGCGGGACGCTTGGCTTGACCTTCCTCTGGGAGAACCCCGCCTCGGTCCGCTTCCGCTGCGGAGACCGCAGCGAACTCTCGACCTTCAAGCGCCCCCCGATCGTCACGGAACACACACTTGCCCATTTCGAGGTGACGGACATCGAGGCCACGGTCAGCGACCTCGAGGCCAAGGGCGTCGAGTTCATCGACTACGCTGAAGGGCCGCTCATGACGACGGGCCACATCGCCCAACTCGGCCCTGCGCGTAGCGCGTGGTTCCGCGACCCGGACGGGAACACCCTCGGACTCCGGCAGGGTTAG